The following are encoded in a window of Rosa chinensis cultivar Old Blush chromosome 4, RchiOBHm-V2, whole genome shotgun sequence genomic DNA:
- the LOC112195778 gene encoding LOW QUALITY PROTEIN: MLO protein homolog 1 (The sequence of the model RefSeq protein was modified relative to this genomic sequence to represent the inferred CDS: substituted 1 base at 1 genomic stop codon), whose protein sequence is MAPPAAPGERTLKETPTWTVAVVCAVFILISLIIEHGIHALGKWFQKRNKKAMIEALEKIKAELMLLGFISLLLTVGTRYLPKICVPANIADTMLPCGLKSQYAGDSDKGGKGDDDKDKGGGGDRRKLLSYAENMIWRRVLAPSGDSGSCSYGKVPLIXISGMHQLHVFIFVLAVFHVLYSVLTMALAQAKMKKWKAWESETTSLEYQFTNDPARFRFTRQTSFVRRHSGFSTTPGIRWIVAFFRQFFGSVTKVDYLTMRHGFINAHFAPNSKFDFHKYIKRSMEDDFKVVVGISVPLWIFAVVFLLLNVYKWYTLTWLSLAPLIILLLVGTKLELIIMEMAQEMHDRNTIVKGAPVVEPSNKYFWFNRPEWILLLIHFTLFQNAFQMAYFLWVSTEFGFTSCFHENLPLIITRVCLGFVLQILCSYITFPLYALITQMGSHWKKAIFEDQTAKALKNWQKAAKSRKKLRSKGGDASVNSFMSPENTPSRGSSPMHLLHNQKQRSNQSDLESVLNSPRSVSYQSDTDLSEMEGGSAHGHGSIDALRREDHHRPERKEGLHDFSFVQP, encoded by the exons ATGGCTCCTCCTGCTGCTCCGGGGGAGAGGACCCTAAAAGAGACACCGACATGGACCGTGGCGGTCGTCTGTGCAGTTTTCATACTCATATCTCTAATCATAGAACATGGAATTCATGCTCTAGGAAAG TGGTTCCAGAAACGCAACAAGAAAGCCATGATTGAAGCTTTGGAGAAAATTAAAGCTG AGCTAATGCTGTTGGGATTCATATCCTTACTACTCACCGTGGGAACTCGATATCTTCCAAAGATATGCGTCCCCGCAAATATTGCAGACACGATGCTTCCCTGCGGTTTAAAGTCACAATACGCCGGCGACAGTGATAAGGGAGGGAAGGGCGACGATGATAAAGATAAAGGAGGAGGCGGTGACCGACGGAAGTTACTTTCGTATGCCGAAAACATGATATGGCGTCGAGTCTTAGCTCCCAGTGGAGATTCCGGTTCTTGCTCATAC GGTAAAGTGCCATTGATATGAATATCTGGAATGCACCAATTGCATGTATTCATCTTCGTCCTCGCTGTTTTTCATGTTCTCTACAGTGTCCTCACTATGGCACTTGCGCAGGCCAAA atgaagaaatggaaggcCTGGGAATCTGAGACAACGTCCTTGGAATACCAATTTACAAATG ATCCTGCAAGGTTTAGGTTTACTCGTCAAACTTCATTTGTGAGGCGACACTCTGGCTTTTCTACAACACCTGGAATCAGATGGATC GTGGCATTCTTTAGGCAATTCTTCGGTTCGGTGACAAAGGTGGACTATCTGACCATGCGCCATGGATTTATAAAT GCACATTTTgctccaaatagcaaatttgattTCCATAAGTACATCAAGAGATCTATGGAAGATGATTttaaggtggttgtgggtattAG TGTACCACTATGGATTTTCGCAGTGGTCTTCTTGCTTCTAAACGTTTACA AATGGTACACGCTTACTTGGTTGTCATTGGCGCCACTCATT ATTCTTCTGTTGGTGGGTACAAAGCTTGAACTTATCATAATGGAGATGGCCCAAGAAATGCACGATCGAAATACAATTGTTAAAGGGGCTCCAGTAGTAGAGCCAAGCAATAAGTACTTTTGGTTTAATCGACCCGAGTGGATTCTCCTCTTGATTCATTTCACATTATTTCAG AACGCTTTCCAAATGGCGTATTTCTTGTGGGTATCT ACTGAATTTGGCTTCACTTCATGCTTTCACGAAAACTTGCCTCTCATAATCACAAGGGTTTGCCTTGGATTTGTCCTACAAATCCTATGCAGTTACATTACCTTCCCTCTTTATGCTTTGATCACACAA ATGGGATCTCACTGGAAGAAAGCAATTTTCGAGGATCAAACAGCGAAAGCTCTTAAGAACTGGCAGAAAGCTGCAAAGAGTCGTAAAAAGTTAAGAAGCAAAGGAGGCGATGCTTCTGTTAACTCGTTTATGAGTCCGGAAAATACACCAAGCCGGGGTTCATCACCAATGCACCTCCTCCACAACCAAAAGCAGAGGTCCAATCAATCGGATCTCGAAAGTGTCCTTAACTCCCCGAGATCTGTTTCTTACCAATCTGATACCGATCTATCTGAGATGGAGGGTGGCTCTGCACATGGTCATGGCAGTATTGATGCTCTAAGAAGAGAAGATCATCATCGACCAGAAAGGAAGGAAGGGTTGCATGATTTTTCCTTTGTTCAGCCTTGA